Part of the Aquimarina sp. TRL1 genome, CCACCGGAGCTAAAAACTCCTTTGGAACTGAACAAAAAACCTATTTTACACGTGTAAAAAATCTGCAATTAAAAAATCCTCAAATTGTCGGTTTTGGAATCAGTAACCAAGAAACATTCACACAGGCTACCGCTATGACTAAAGGTGCTATTATCGGTTCTGCTTTTATTAAACATCTCAATAAACATGGGATACAAGCTATTGATCAATTTGTGGCAGGTATTATACCTCAACAGGTAGAAAATTAATATAAAATAGCTCCTGTCTGATAACATTAACGATTGTACGCTCTTGAAACTGTACACTAACCAACAGAAAGTAAACTTGGTTCAAAATTATTTCTCTCTTCGGATGATATCGCTAAAATTAGTAAATCATCCGGAGGGGGGTTATATATAACCTTTCATCATAGCCTTTTACACCTTATAATTTTCTTTAGATATACTTCGATCTGTATATCCTGTTCAGGAAAATATTAAATTTGTAAAAATGCATTCCCTATCGTCTTTTTTTAAACTATAGAGACAAAGCATACACCATAAAAATATCTTATTTCGAGATTACTAAATATGAACTGTAAATTCAAGAAAATATGGCAAATCGATTTTTATTGTTGCTTATAACACTAGTACTGGTATCTTCATGTTCTAATGATGATGAAGACATCACCATTCCAAAATCAACATTAAGTGAATATGAAGTAAGTCTTATCGATTATTTTAAAAGTATTGCACTAGGGTTTGAATTTGGGAATGCGAGTAAGATAACACGAAAATGGGAAAATGAATTAAACATCTATATTGGAGGGAACCCTACTTCTGAAATATTAAATGAACTAGAAACTGTAAAAGGAGAAATAAATGAATTAGCCACCGATGGTTTCAGCATGAACATTGTGAATGATTCGTTACAATCTAATTATTATATCTTTTTTGGTTCCGGAGACACATACGCGAGCTTATTTCCGAGTCAATCTAATTTAGTTACTTCTAACTGGGGCTTATTTTCCGTATTTTGGAATAATCAAAATCAACTTACTTCTGGGCACATGTATGTCGATATCGAACGAGCAGATACTACTGCTCAAAAACACTTATTACGTGAAGAATTAACTCAATCTCTGGGGCTGGCTAGAGATTCTCCAAAATATATGGAAAGTATTTTTCAGTCTGCATGGACAACTACTACCGAATATGCTCCTATTGATAAAGATGTGATTCGATTATTGTATCATCCTGATATGAATATTGGATTAAATATAAGTCAGGTGGATACTAGATTAAGAAAGATCCTATCCCCGGAATAAAATGAAGCCAACAATACATAGTCCCAGCAGCGATTTAGTCGATTTTGTAATGTCTTACTGGATCTTAGAAAGTTCGCAAGACCTTACTCCAACAAAAAATACGATTATCCCTGATGGAACCATGAAATTGATTTTTCACTTTGGGGATCTGTATAAACACCACCCAAAAACCGGGAACAGTTTTTTACTCCCCAGATGTTTTCTTATAGGGCAACTTACACAACCCTATATCGTAGAACCTACAGGAATCACAGGAACGTTTATCGTCCGTTTTCACCCTAATGGTTTTCTCCCATTTACCAGTATTCCGATACATCAAATGGAAAACACAGCTGTTCCATTACACAAATTGTTTGGAGAAAAGGGAATGGAAATTGAAAACGATATATTAACTGCAAGTAGCAACTCTGAAAGAATACATCATATTGAATCTTTTTTACGTACCCAATTAAACACGGAAGAAGTCGCCGATCGAATTGTGAAAGCCGCTATCGAAACGATCGCAACAACTAATGGTCACATTTCTATACATGAACTTTCCAAACAACGCAATCTAAACCGAAGAATCCTATCTCGAAAATTTTCTTCATCAGTTGGTTTAAGCCCAAAGCAACTCTCTAAAATTGTTCGGTTACAAGCAACCTTAAAAACACTTTTACACAAAAAAGAAACAAAACTAACCCAAGTAGCTCTTGAAAACAGCTACTTTGATCAAGCTCACTTTATAAAAGATTTTAAAGAATTTACAGGAGTAACCCCCAAAGAGTTTTATGGTAATAGTTTAAAAATGTCATTAATTTTTGATTCGCAAAAATAGCCTTGTCCCATTTTTACAATTTTAAGAACTAATTGCTTTGCAATTTTGCCATCAAACTTAAAATAAAAAAAGAGATGAAAAGTATTAATCCTGTTTGTTGGTTTGATATTCACGTAGCAGACTTAGAACGTGCCAAAAAATTTTATGAAACTGTTTTTACTATTTCCTTGGTTGATTTGCCTTTGGAATGGGGGAAACAAGCCACTTTTCCTTTTGATAATAACGGAGTAAACGCTACAGGAGCTTTGGTCGAAAAAGAAGCACATGTAGCAAATAACAATAATACTGTTGTCTATTTTTCTTCTGAAGATTGCATTACAGAAGAAACCAGAGTTGAAAATGCCGGAGGAAAAATCATCCAATCCAAAACATCTATCGGAGAATTTGGTTTCATCTCTTTAATACAAGATACAGAAGGAAATACAATTGGCTTGCATTCAAAAATGTAATCAGAAATCACGACCCCCAACCATTCTATACATAATCAATCCATTGTCGAATCAGAAGCTCTGGGGGTATCTCTCTATCTATGAGATAAAAAGTAACCTTCAAAAATGAAGGTTACTTTTTTATGCTTCTACTCCATCTCCATCATCACTTCATATTCCTTTTCTATTTGTTCAATAAAGGTTTTCCTTGCCTTCTCATCTCCATAAATCTTTTTAAGAAAAGGAACTTTCTCAATATCAATCCCTCTGGATTTCATAATCTTTTCGGATTTCATTAATTGTTTTTCAAAGAACGCCCTATCAAAATCTGGAATCTCTGCTGTTCTGATAGTTGGTTCTGTAGTTACCGCTTCTATATCTACCACAGGAATTTCTTCAGTTTTTGGTATACTAAGGTGTTCTTCGAGAAGAGAAATCCTCTGGTCTAATGAAGCTAATGAAGTTTCTAGCTGTTGTATCCGTTGCTGTTGTTTGATTACTAAAGGAATGATATCCTTATTATTTAACCCTATTGCCATATTAATATAAGAAAGGGTATTGTTTTTTGAACTACTCCATGCAATTCCTACTACCTGATCATAGGTTTCTGCCTGCATTGCATCCGGAGAAACCGCTTTTCCGGTCCCGTCATTGAATCCAGAAGGAATAATAAAATCCCCTATTTGAACCTTTCCGCGTACTTTTACAGGAATCTGCCCTAAAAATGCTACTTTTTCATAAGCAGCTTCTCTATTCGTTTCCGGCATATTTCCCAACATCGCCGGATTGGTAGAAATCACTAAGTAATGATTGGTTGTTTCAGTGTTTTTAGTTATTTTTCCTCCAATCACTCCTACAATATCCCCCGGGTTCATCTTCTCTGAATTTTCCATACGCTCCAGCCATTCGGCATAATCAGCAGCTCCAGATTCATAGGTTACTCCAATACTTGTTCTTGTAAAACTCTCATAAGCTACTCTATTGGCTAAAATCCCAGCTAGATCCGCTGAAGCAATCGCTATTTCACTTGCATCTGGAATTGGGTCTGGAATAGCTGCAAGCCCAACAGCTGCTCCTGCTATGGCTGCTTCTGCAATAAAAGCAGCAATCTCATATGCATATTCTGGATCATTTGATAATTCTCCTTGCGTCTGCCCTTCTATCCTTCCTCTTGCTTCATCATTACTATCAAGAAAAGTAATAAAATCATTACTATTATCAGGAGTTGTATTAGTGACCTTTATGACGATTCCCTGGTCTCCTCCTTCGACCCGTAGTGGATATGCATTATAATTTTCTTCTCCTCCTGTTAATCCTGATGCATTAATGGTGACCTGTCCATTTGCATTTAGGATATCATTAATTGTCGTTTGTCCTTCGACGAGTAGGCTGCCTGATAAGTCTACAGGACTTTGATTCGTTACCGATAAAGAATTATGCAAAGTAGTAGCCTCTTCTACTGTAAGTGTATTATTCAATTGCGTATGACCGTCAACAGTCAGGTCTCCTGACAAGTCTACAGGACTCTGATTCGTTACCGATAAAGAATTATGCAAAGTAGTAGCCTCTTCTACTGTAAGTGTATTATTCAATTGCGTATGACCGTCAACAGTCAGGTCTCCTGACAAGTCTACAGGACTCTGATTCGTTACCGATAAAGAATTATGCAAAGTAGTAGCATCACCTACTGTAAGCGTATTATTCAATTGCGTATGACCATCAACAGTCAGGTCTCCTGATAAGTCTACTGGACTTTGATTCGTTACCGATAAAGAATTATGCAAAGTAGTAGCATCACCTACTGTAAGCGTATTATTCAATTGCGTATGACCATCAACAGTCAGGTCTCCTGACAAGTCCACAGGACTCTGATTCGTTACCGATAAAGAATTATGCAAAGTAGTAGCATCACCTACTGTAAGCGTATTATTCAATTGTGTATGACCATCAACAGTCAAGTCCCCTGATAAGTCCACAGGGCTCTGATTCGTTACCGATAAAGAATTATGCAAAGTAGTAGCATCACCTACTGTAAGTGTATTATTCAATTGTGTATGACCATCAACAGTCAAGTCCCCTGATAAATCTACAGGACTCTGATTCGTTACCGATAAAGAATTACGTAAAGTAACAGCTTCTTCTACTGTAAGCGTATTATTCAATTGTGTAGAACCATCAACAGTCAGATCACTTCCCAATAAAAAAGTTCCATCAACCGAAAGATTACCTGTAGCTGTAATATCTCTATGAAACTCATAAGGAATAAAGAATAAAGGTTGATTACTTAATTCTTTAAAACTCCCATCCACATTAATTTCTACTTTGAGATTTTTATCACTGCCATCCCAATGAATTGCTTCAAACGTCCCAATGGTTGGTATTCCCTGCCCTACCGTCAGGTGAATCATTCCGTAAGGGTCTGTCATCGTTTGCTGTGTTTCCTGATAAAGGGTTTCTACCTGTTCAGAAATAATAGAAAAACGAACCGTAATACTTTTATTAGATAATACATTACTGGAACTAACATTATCTTTTCCCGGCAATTCCTGCGGAGTTGAATTTAGAATCACTGCCTGATATGTAAATCCATCTGTTTGGGAAAACACCTGACAAATAAGAAAATAAAAAAGTATAAAAAGAATATTTTTTTTCATAATAGCATATAAATAGTTAAAAGGAAAAAGCCTAATTAATTAGTATTTCAGAATATTGATGGTAATTCCTATACCGATCATATGATTCTTTATGTGTAGTTGCTCATCACTACTGCTCCCTCTATCTTTCAGAGCGAAGCTTTTTCCATAGGTATATTGAGCAAACAGGTTAGATTTATTGGAAATAGGATAGTTTATCCCTACACCTGTTCGTATGAATACAGCTAAACTTTTAAACTCTTCCTCTCTAAATACATTAAACACTTGATTATTGATTCGCTGTGTTCCATTAAGGAGGTATTCAAACGAAGTAGCCGCTTTTATATAAAAAGTAAAATCATTAACTGAAAAAACACCGTATTCCACTCCCAGATTTGCTCCCAGGTAGTTAACATCCCATTCAAAACTGTTGTTTGTATCACTTCCTGATGCTCCATAAGGGGTATAACTAACCCCAAATACAATATTAACTCCTTTATCAAAAAAGCTAGACTTCTTATAACTTCTTATAGCGTTTGTCATAAAAGAATGTTTATATCCAATAGCTATATAGGTGTTCGTTTTTGGCAATAAATTGTCCAATGATGTTCCCATAGAATTTTTAAACTCAAAAGTTGCTACGGAGGAACCGGTTTCCATATAAAAATTTTGACCTAGAAATGTCGAATTAAATCTATTTTGGCTACTAATTTTCGAAGAAATAAATAGACAAAAAAAGAAAAGATAATAGTATTTTTTTTTCATAAAATAGAGGGGTTAAAGTAAGTTGTCCTCGGAGTACATCTACGAGGTATTAAGCTGAAAATGATTTAGATTCCGAGATAAGTCCCGGAGCATTTATAGCTCGATTATCGAATAAAAGTTGAAAATTATTTTTTCTTAATTACAATATGACTGGAGGCGACATTTTTATAAAAGAGTTGCAATACATAATTCCCTCCAGATAAAAATGAAGTATCAAGGGTAATTATCCCCCCGGAAGTCTTTTGTTTTTTATACACCCGTTTTCCTGAAATCTCAGATATTATAATCAACACAGGGATTCTCTCTTTGTCTTTTATATCTATAAATAGTTTATTATCAAACGTATTTGGATATACGTTTGCTTTGGGAAACTTCGGATCTGGAAAAGATACCAGATTCATATACATATTTTCTGGCTGAATATATCCTTGTCGGAATATTAAGTCTGCTGATGATGCTGTTCCCAGGTTTCCTGATTGTCCTATACTTTGATGAAGTATGTATTTCTTATTAGCGATGGTTATGGGGAATGCACCCCCATTAGCGCTTACCGTATATCTTTTTGCTTCCTGGGCAATCGATCGAATACCTATACATACAATTAATAGTAGAAGTAATTTTTTTTCCAAATGAGATTATTTTAAATGTTACTTTTTTTGAAGGGGCAAAATTATAAAGGAAGACTTCGTAAAAAGTAACATCTCTAATTGAAAAGTTCTATATAAAAATAAGTGAAAAAAATGTGCTGTTTAGGGGTTTTTCCAAATATTGGTTTTGCAGCAGTTTTATCATGGTGCTAAAAAAACATAAACAACTAATAACAAAACCCTTAGATTCATTTCTTTTTTTAGAGCTAAAACAACAGGGGAAAAATCTTTGTAACTATACTTTTTTATGGTAAAACTATTTGACAATATCTTAAAAAAACTCCCTGTATTGCATTACTCTAAAATCAAGTGTATTAAAATTCGGATTTTCTTTTTTAAGCATCTTATACAGAGGCAGACTTCCAATAGATCGATTTGCTGCACCTGAAGGCGCTGTTAGGGATACCGTTTTAATATATCTATTGTTTCCCTGTTTTTTTGAGGCTCTTCCTAATTGAAAACGGTGAATTCTCGGCACAATATCAGAAACCACTGTTAAAGGAATTCCATATGTTTTTAAATGTTTCCTAAAAAAATATTCCGGTCCGTTTTTACTATTTCCTCCTGTAAAAATCAAGGTATCAATCGTCTTGTGTTTTTTCAGATATCCAATTAGATCACGTAGGATTACTTCCTGCATTCCTAGATCAGATGCATCAACTTTATCCCGTTTACAACTTTGTACGATATCACATACCCCAATATTTTTGGAAAGTAAAAATTGCTTGCGCTGCATAGCTGCCGCTTCTGTTGTTTCATATCGCAATCCCAACTGAAAAATTCGATCCAGTACCGGCCACAACAGCCCATTACTACTCCCATAACAAAAATCCACATCTTTATCATTCAAATCACCAGTGGTGAACCGTGGAGGCGGTAATGTCCCTACGATCAACTTAGTAGTTCCTTCTGGAATAAAAGGTTCATATGGATGTGTATGTATAAACATATATTAACACTATAATTAAATTACGCATAAACCGTAACATTCATATTGACAACAAATTACACAAAATAAAAACATATTCTCTACGTTTACCAAGTAAAGTAAAAAAGGGGAGCATTTATACGCATCCCTATACTAACTTCGGATTGAGAATTATGCCAAAGTAACCTTTATCGATCTCTTTATGCTAGAGAGCTGGATACAGGTTACTTTTTTTTAGAATTGAAAATAAATGAAGGGCTGAAAATCCGCCGCATATGTCTGATAACAAATAATTCCGACAATAACGGCAATACCTCCTTTTACAACAATATGACTATTTATAAATAGGTTTTCTATTTTATCTTTTGCAGCATATGGTAGCCAATGAGTGATATAGCCCAATAACATAATAAAAAATACCATTCTATATTCCCATAAAACAGCCAATGCATTCCCCCAATCCATATTCGTCATTACCTGATGGTAGAACTGCGCAATATGTTCCATGCTATTTCCTCTAAAATAGATACGTGTAAACGTAATAAACAAAAATGTAATTCCGATTTTCCATATCATCGTATACCAGGCTGTAGAGGATTCATATGGACTTATTTTTCTCCAGTATTTATAAAATACGATCCCAATTCCATTAAGACCTCCCCAAACAACAAACTTCCAGGAAGCTCCATGCCATAATCCCCCGATCAACATAGTGATCAAAATATTGACATTCGTATTAAAATGTTTGGCTAGTTTTGATGAAAACAACGTAATGATTAACAATCCTCCTATCAATGAAATACTCAGTAGTGCTATTGCATAATTTCTAAACGCTGCATAGACCCCTAAAAATGTAAATGCCATCACAAAAATATAGGAAAACAAACTCCCGTTACGATTTCCTCCTATGGGAATATACAGATAGTCTTTTAACCAACTTGATAAAGAAATATGCCACCGTTTCCAGAAATCCCCACAATGAATTGCTTTATAGGGTGAATTAAAATTTTTAGGTAATTGATACCCCAAGAGTAGTGCTAATCCTATCGCAATATCTGTATATCCGGAAAAATCCCCGTAGATCTGTAGTGAATACCCAAACAATGCCATAATATTGGTGAAACCTGAAAACATCTCGGGAATATCAAAAACACGATCCATAAAATTCATGGCTATATAATCTGCAAAAAGCATTTTCTTTATCAACCCTTTGAGAATCATAAAAGATGCAGATCCAAACTGTTCTCTGCTAATCTCAATTTTTTTCCTGATCTGAGGAACAAAGTCAGAAGCCCTAACGATAGGACCTGCCACCAATTGCGGAAAAAAGCTGACAAAAAAGCCAAAATCTATAATAGAATCCAGAGGTTTTAATTGCTTTCTATAAATATCGACACTATAACTAATGGTCTGAAATGTATAAAACGAAATCCCTACGGGCAGAATAATAGAATCGACTGTAAAATAATCCATTTGTGCCCAGCTATTCGACCAGTGTGCCAGGTAATTAAACACCTTATAATCCGTATCGAATATTGCATTGTATGAATCCGTAAAGAAATACGCATATTTAAAGTAACATAGAGTCCCCAGGTTGATCACCACACTTATCGTTACCAGCAACTTCTTTTTTATATCAGAAGTGCTCTTATAAATGGCTTTCCCCAGAAAAAAGTCATTAATGGTACTAAACAGAAGGATTCCTATAAAAAAACCGCTCGTTTTGTAGTAAAACAGTAAGCTAATGGCAAAGAGGTAGGCGCTTCGGACATGCTTGTTTTTATAAAGTAACGCATATACAAAATAGATAACAGCAAAAAAGATCCAGAAATCTGCCTGTGTAAAGATCAGAGGGAAGTCCTCTGAAAAAGAAAATATATTTTTTAATCTATTCATTAATAATCTGATTCAGAATACTATTTGGTGTCAATCCTAAGCTTTTTTCCCAGGAATCAGCTAGTGCCTGCACCATTAAATCCGCTTTGATACGATACCCTTTTACTGTAAAATGTACCCGATCTCTGGGCATGAGTTTATGACGGTACCACTTCATAGAAGCATTAAACCCTCCCATAA contains:
- a CDS encoding DUF2927 domain-containing protein produces the protein MANRFLLLLITLVLVSSCSNDDEDITIPKSTLSEYEVSLIDYFKSIALGFEFGNASKITRKWENELNIYIGGNPTSEILNELETVKGEINELATDGFSMNIVNDSLQSNYYIFFGSGDTYASLFPSQSNLVTSNWGLFSVFWNNQNQLTSGHMYVDIERADTTAQKHLLREELTQSLGLARDSPKYMESIFQSAWTTTTEYAPIDKDVIRLLYHPDMNIGLNISQVDTRLRKILSPE
- a CDS encoding helix-turn-helix domain-containing protein; this encodes MKPTIHSPSSDLVDFVMSYWILESSQDLTPTKNTIIPDGTMKLIFHFGDLYKHHPKTGNSFLLPRCFLIGQLTQPYIVEPTGITGTFIVRFHPNGFLPFTSIPIHQMENTAVPLHKLFGEKGMEIENDILTASSNSERIHHIESFLRTQLNTEEVADRIVKAAIETIATTNGHISIHELSKQRNLNRRILSRKFSSSVGLSPKQLSKIVRLQATLKTLLHKKETKLTQVALENSYFDQAHFIKDFKEFTGVTPKEFYGNSLKMSLIFDSQK
- a CDS encoding VOC family protein; this encodes MKSINPVCWFDIHVADLERAKKFYETVFTISLVDLPLEWGKQATFPFDNNGVNATGALVEKEAHVANNNNTVVYFSSEDCITEETRVENAGGKIIQSKTSIGEFGFISLIQDTEGNTIGLHSKM
- a CDS encoding T9SS type A sorting domain-containing protein, producing the protein MEKKLLLLLIVCIGIRSIAQEAKRYTVSANGGAFPITIANKKYILHQSIGQSGNLGTASSADLIFRQGYIQPENMYMNLVSFPDPKFPKANVYPNTFDNKLFIDIKDKERIPVLIIISEISGKRVYKKQKTSGGIITLDTSFLSGGNYVLQLFYKNVASSHIVIKKK
- a CDS encoding uracil-DNA glycosylase family protein; the protein is MFIHTHPYEPFIPEGTTKLIVGTLPPPRFTTGDLNDKDVDFCYGSSNGLLWPVLDRIFQLGLRYETTEAAAMQRKQFLLSKNIGVCDIVQSCKRDKVDASDLGMQEVILRDLIGYLKKHKTIDTLIFTGGNSKNGPEYFFRKHLKTYGIPLTVVSDIVPRIHRFQLGRASKKQGNNRYIKTVSLTAPSGAANRSIGSLPLYKMLKKENPNFNTLDFRVMQYREFF
- a CDS encoding MBOAT family protein; protein product: MNRLKNIFSFSEDFPLIFTQADFWIFFAVIYFVYALLYKNKHVRSAYLFAISLLFYYKTSGFFIGILLFSTINDFFLGKAIYKSTSDIKKKLLVTISVVINLGTLCYFKYAYFFTDSYNAIFDTDYKVFNYLAHWSNSWAQMDYFTVDSIILPVGISFYTFQTISYSVDIYRKQLKPLDSIIDFGFFVSFFPQLVAGPIVRASDFVPQIRKKIEISREQFGSASFMILKGLIKKMLFADYIAMNFMDRVFDIPEMFSGFTNIMALFGYSLQIYGDFSGYTDIAIGLALLLGYQLPKNFNSPYKAIHCGDFWKRWHISLSSWLKDYLYIPIGGNRNGSLFSYIFVMAFTFLGVYAAFRNYAIALLSISLIGGLLIITLFSSKLAKHFNTNVNILITMLIGGLWHGASWKFVVWGGLNGIGIVFYKYWRKISPYESSTAWYTMIWKIGITFLFITFTRIYFRGNSMEHIAQFYHQVMTNMDWGNALAVLWEYRMVFFIMLLGYITHWLPYAAKDKIENLFINSHIVVKGGIAVIVGIICYQTYAADFQPFIYFQF